Sequence from the Rhodanobacter sp. genome:
ATTCGTCGCTGGTGTCGACGATCTTCTCCAGATCGGCGTTGCTCACGGCGCGCTCGGGCAGGGCGCTGCCGGTGGCGATGATGCGGGAGTAGATCGGGGCCATTCCGTTTTCCGTCAAACGTAAATCGTGAATTGAACGCCCTGCGCGCCGCATGCGCAACCGTTCGGATGTTCGCCCGGAGCCCCGCAACGCGAAACGGCGCGTCGCCGCGCCGTTTCGTTCGATGCCTGCAGGCGGATTCCGGGAAAAGAATCCGCTCGCGCGATCAGTCTTCGACCGACACCGCGCCCTTGGTCTCGATCACCTTCTTGCCGCGGTAGAAACCGTCGGCGGTGACGTGGTGGCGCAGGTGCACTTCGCCGCTGGTCGGGTCGGTGGACAGCTGCACGGTCTTCAGCTTGTCGTGCGCGCGACGCATGCCGCGGGTGGACGGGGTACGGCGGCTCTTGGCAACGGCCATGGTAGTTCTCCAACTGAAACTGTGTTCGATTTCTACATGATCGGGGCCGCATGCCCCGACCGGTTTACTTCTTCAGTTCGCGCAACACCGCGAACGGATGGTTCTCGCGCGACTGCGCCTCGTCCTGCTCCGGCTCGCCGTTGTCGACCACCGCGTCGGGCAGGCTGCTGTCCGGGTTCACCGGCACCAGCGGCAAGGCCAGCAACAACTCGTCCTCGATCACGTCCGCCGGATGCAGGCGGCCGTCCTCGGGCACCAGCAGCGGCTCGCAACCCGGCGGCAGGCCCGCCTCGTCGCGCTCCCGCCGGATCAGGCCGAGGCGGCTTTCGACCGCCACCGGCCACACGAACGGCTCGAGCGTGCGCTGGCAGATCATCGTCAGCGGCGCCTGCGCGTGGACATCCACATAGTCCGTGCCCAGCGCGTCGCGACCGAAATCCAGCCGGTAAACCACCTCGCCCTCGTTGCCCGCCAGCGCCCCGCAGAGGCGCTCGAAAGCGGCAACCGGCATGGCTCCCTCGAACGAACGCCGCGCCGAGACCATGCGCCATGCGTCCACGGACTCTGGCAGTGTCACGGACATAATCGGCGAATGGTAAGTTCGCGGACGGCCCAAGTCAACCGACAATCAAGCGCTTGCGTCGCCCGGTTCGCGCATTTTGCCTGATCCGCCCCGCTTGCGGCAGACTGCATGCCCGCCCCACTCGAGCCCTGCCGCGTGAACCTCTCCCTGACGCTCGGCGTGATCGCGTTGCTGGCGCTGGTGGCCGCGTCGGTCTGGGCGCTGACCTCGCGGCGCTGGCAGAACCGGCGCGCGACCGACATGCGCCAGCTGCTCGACCTTGCCGACCGCCTCGAATCCGACCTGAAAAGCTGCCGCACCGGCCTCCAGCAGGCGCACGCGGTGATGGCGATCAACCCGGACCTGCCCGCGGCCAGCGAGCAGGATGCCCGTCACGCGGTCGATGCCGGCCTACAGGCACTGCTGCGCCAACGCATCTGGATCCGCGACCGCGCGGCCCGCGCGAGCCAGCAGGAGCTGGACGAAACCGCCGCCGCCATGCGCGCCAGCCGCGACCGGCTGCAACCGCTGCTGCAGGCGCTGACCGCCGCGCAGCGCGACCTGGACAGCGCGATGCGCGAACACATCCATCGGGAAGCCGAATGAACGCTCCCCTGCCCCGCATCGTGCTGGCCTCGACCTCGCGCTACCGCGCCGGGCTGCTGCGCCGCCTGCTGACCGATTTCGAACAGCGCGCCCCCGGCACCGACGAAACCGCCTTGTCCGGCGAAGCGCCGCACGCCCGCGCGGCACGGCTGGCCATCGCCAAGACCATGGCCGTCGCGGGCGATATCAGCGGCGACGCGCTGGTGATCGGCTCCGATCAGGTGGCCGAACTGGACGGCGAGATGCTGGACAAACCCGGCAGCGTCGCCAACGCGTGCGCCCAGCTGGCTGCCAGCTCCGGGCGCACGGTGCACTTCCATACTGCGCTGTGCCTGTTCGATACGCGCAACGGCCATCGCCAGCTCCACGTCGACCGCACCTGGGCGCACTTCCGCGCACTCGATGCCGCGGAGATCGAACGTTACGTCGCGCGCGAACAGCCGCTGGACTGTGCCGGCAGCTTCAAGTGCGAAGGGCTGGGCATCAGCCTGTTCGAACGCATCGAAAGCGAGGATCCCAGCGCCCTGGTCGGCCTGCCGTTGATCGCACTGGCACGGATGCTGCGCTCGTCGGGCATGGCCGTGCCGTAGCGGTGACAGGCCACACAAGCTGCCGCTACTCTGCACGAGGACTTCCAGGGGGCAGCGTGCATGGAAACGACTTGGTACTACGCCGATCGCCACGGCCAGCAGCAGGGTCCGGTGTCGCGCGAGGACTTCCTTCGCGTCATCGAACTCGAACAACTGCCGCCTAGCACCCTCGTCTGGCGTGAGGGGCTGGCGCAATGGCAGCCGCTGTCCTCGCTGGCCGCGGAACTGGGCCTGGACCGGCCCGTTGCGCCCCCTGTCGGCATGCCTCCGCCGCCGCCCTTCAGCACGCCGGCGCCCTCGGCGGCATCCTCCATCGAAGTGGTCTACGCCGGATTCGTGCGCCGCTGGGCGGCCTACTTGCTGGACGGCTTGATCATCGGGGCGATCAGCCTCGTTCCGATCTTCATGCTTGCGCTGCTGGTCGGGCTGTCGGCATCGGGGCACGGCGGCGAACCCGATCCCGCCCATGCCGCGCTGATCCTGCTGATCTACCCGATCGTCTTCGGCGTGGCGCTGTTGTACTACTCGCTGCAGGAAAGCTCCTCGCACCAGGCCACGCTGGGCAAGCGTGCGCTGGGCATCAAGGTCACCGGCCTGGACGGGCGCCGCATCAGCTGGAAGCACGCCGTCGGCCGCTGGTTCGCCGCGGCGCTGTCCTACATCACCCTGTATGTCGGTTTCCTGATGGCAGCGTTCACCGATCGCCGGCAGGCCCTGCACGACATGGTGGCGGGCACGCTGGTGACGGACCGCTGGGCCTTCACCGACCACCCGGAACGGCAGAACCGGCAGACCTCCGGCTGCCTCATCGCCTTGCTGATCGGCATGTTCTTCATCGTGCCCGTGATCGCGATACTCGCCGCCATCGCCATCCCCGCCTATCAGGGCTACGTATTGCGGGCG
This genomic interval carries:
- the rpmF gene encoding 50S ribosomal protein L32; this translates as MAVAKSRRTPSTRGMRRAHDKLKTVQLSTDPTSGEVHLRHHVTADGFYRGKKVIETKGAVSVED
- a CDS encoding nucleoside triphosphate pyrophosphatase — encoded protein: MNAPLPRIVLASTSRYRAGLLRRLLTDFEQRAPGTDETALSGEAPHARAARLAIAKTMAVAGDISGDALVIGSDQVAELDGEMLDKPGSVANACAQLAASSGRTVHFHTALCLFDTRNGHRQLHVDRTWAHFRALDAAEIERYVAREQPLDCAGSFKCEGLGISLFERIESEDPSALVGLPLIALARMLRSSGMAVP
- a CDS encoding YceD family protein, with protein sequence MPVAAFERLCGALAGNEGEVVYRLDFGRDALGTDYVDVHAQAPLTMICQRTLEPFVWPVAVESRLGLIRRERDEAGLPPGCEPLLVPEDGRLHPADVIEDELLLALPLVPVNPDSSLPDAVVDNGEPEQDEAQSRENHPFAVLRELKK